Proteins from a single region of Leuconostoc gasicomitatum LMG 18811:
- a CDS encoding aldehyde dehydrogenase family protein — MKIINQHFINGKFVPSHGTEIQELYNPSTGEKIGEVSLGDQTDARNAINAAAAAYKKFSQTSIDERCAMLQRLYDSIMRKKDLLNIIAMKEYGSPAGATNGRTEFSAQIFLEMKEELQHYPFEYKEGKATVVMTSLGVIGAITPWNADYTHIASKIAPAIATGNTIVVKPSAISALQTQVFTECLADAEIPDGVINIINGRGATVGTEIVTNPKISKVNFTGSTTVGKMIWKETANSMARMTLELGGKSPIVILEDADLDDVISKALIIAFSNSGQACHAGTRLIVPESKLDNVKFTLLNALPHFKVGLPTDPDIQIGPMVSEKQYQRVQQYIKIGMEEGAHILSGGLGKPKGLENGYFVRPTVFTNVTSDMTIAQEEIFGPVLSVLTYANQSEAVKIANDTIYGLSGYVFGKNIANARKVANQIRSGRVLINKAYSDEPKAPFGGMKQSGVGRTSGHYSIDDYLESKAILDK, encoded by the coding sequence ATGAAAATAATTAATCAACATTTTATAAATGGTAAATTTGTGCCCTCTCACGGAACTGAAATTCAGGAATTGTATAATCCGTCTACCGGAGAAAAAATTGGTGAAGTCAGTCTTGGCGATCAAACTGACGCTCGGAATGCCATTAATGCTGCTGCTGCTGCATATAAAAAATTTTCTCAAACATCAATTGATGAACGTTGCGCCATGCTTCAACGTTTATATGACAGTATTATGAGAAAAAAAGATTTACTAAATATAATTGCCATGAAGGAGTACGGTTCTCCTGCTGGCGCAACGAATGGACGTACCGAATTTTCTGCACAAATATTTCTAGAAATGAAAGAAGAACTACAGCATTATCCGTTTGAATATAAAGAAGGTAAAGCAACCGTTGTAATGACATCGTTGGGGGTTATTGGGGCAATCACTCCTTGGAACGCAGACTATACTCATATTGCCTCAAAGATTGCACCGGCTATAGCCACAGGAAACACAATCGTAGTAAAACCAAGTGCAATCAGCGCTCTACAAACACAGGTATTTACTGAATGCCTTGCTGATGCTGAAATACCTGATGGCGTAATAAATATAATCAATGGTCGCGGAGCAACTGTAGGTACCGAAATCGTAACAAACCCTAAGATATCCAAGGTTAATTTTACTGGAAGTACCACTGTAGGTAAAATGATTTGGAAAGAAACGGCAAACAGTATGGCTCGTATGACATTAGAGTTGGGAGGGAAATCACCCATCGTCATTTTGGAGGATGCTGACCTTGATGACGTCATATCAAAGGCACTGATTATAGCATTCAGCAATAGTGGTCAGGCCTGCCATGCAGGAACAAGGTTGATTGTACCTGAAAGCAAACTGGATAACGTTAAATTTACTTTGTTAAATGCTCTTCCCCACTTTAAAGTAGGTCTACCAACAGATCCGGATATTCAAATTGGACCGATGGTAAGTGAAAAGCAATATCAAAGAGTACAACAGTATATCAAAATTGGAATGGAAGAAGGCGCTCATATATTAAGTGGCGGTCTAGGAAAACCTAAAGGCTTAGAAAACGGCTACTTTGTTCGACCAACTGTTTTTACAAATGTTACTTCGGATATGACAATTGCACAAGAGGAAATTTTTGGACCTGTCCTTTCTGTATTAACATATGCAAATCAATCGGAAGCTGTAAAAATAGCAAATGACACCATTTACGGTTTGTCTGGTTATGTTTTCGGGAAAAATATTGCAAATGCCCGAAAAGTTGCTAATCAGATAAGATCAGGCAGAGTACTAATCAATAAAGCTTACAGCGATGAACCGAAAGCTCCTTTTGGGGGAATGAAACAATCAGGAGTCGGCAGAACATCCGGCCACTACTCAATAGACGATTATCTTGAATCAAAGGCTATTTTAGATAAGTAA
- a CDS encoding MerR family transcriptional regulator, which produces MFYSIKEVSEKLNLPSSKIRYYEKQGLIVNIKRSAGGIRQFDDHDIQWIFYISCFLKTGMKLADLRKIVELGMAGDSTLYQRMEILETHRVELQNRQRDLDLAKEALKHKLAYYKEKISN; this is translated from the coding sequence ATGTTTTACAGTATCAAAGAAGTATCTGAAAAGTTGAATTTACCATCTTCGAAGATTCGCTATTATGAAAAACAGGGCCTGATTGTTAATATTAAACGCTCTGCAGGAGGAATTCGTCAGTTTGATGATCACGATATTCAATGGATTTTCTATATTTCTTGTTTTCTAAAAACGGGCATGAAACTTGCCGATCTGCGCAAAATTGTTGAATTGGGAATGGCAGGAGATTCTACTCTATATCAGAGGATGGAGATACTTGAAACCCATAGAGTAGAGCTACAAAATCGCCAGAGAGATCTGGATTTGGCAAAAGAGGCACTTAAGCATAAATTGGCGTATTATAAAGAAAAAATAAGTAATTAA
- a CDS encoding DHA2 family efflux MFS transporter permease subunit yields MNFKQVRNISLVLAFGLLAPMLDTTMTNIAINNISHDLHTTLNSVQWIITAYVLSTSIAVPFSGWLTQHFNGKYVFLVAQMMFGLSSIGAAMSTTVNVLIFYRIFQGFAAGLIMPLVSNLLVNIAPRDYFQKLMMIVMLPIMIGPVFGPILGAIIVEYGNWQWIFWINVPIMLIAAALNFWIVPSIPATDKTTKIDWLGITLLGFGSASLIYGLSRAGKLATFNNSDTWLFASIGLFALFIYVIWGIYKKKTAVLPLVLFKAPVYAASTVNLFLAGIITTGPMLILPLYFQQGRGLSILQTGFWLLPQGIGMLLIRPLLLKLLDRIGARYVVWLSLSLSILGTMPFGWIDSKTNILVISVVLFIRGLGIGGVIMPLMTTILMGMDKKLVPQANIGARIFQNLGGAFGSALVATIISSYLSTHHTSLANIIAYQHAFWWSVLLTGLMIIPSIFLPKYVEK; encoded by the coding sequence ATGAATTTTAAGCAAGTAAGAAACATATCATTAGTTTTAGCATTTGGTCTATTAGCGCCAATGTTAGATACTACAATGACTAATATTGCGATTAACAATATTAGTCATGATTTACACACGACGCTTAACAGCGTTCAATGGATTATAACTGCCTATGTATTATCAACTAGTATTGCTGTCCCATTTTCTGGTTGGCTAACACAACATTTTAATGGTAAGTATGTTTTTTTGGTTGCACAGATGATGTTTGGTTTATCATCCATAGGTGCAGCCATGAGTACAACGGTAAATGTGCTTATATTTTATCGGATTTTTCAAGGATTTGCTGCTGGTTTAATTATGCCACTTGTTAGCAACTTGCTTGTCAATATTGCACCACGTGACTATTTTCAAAAACTCATGATGATTGTGATGTTGCCAATAATGATTGGCCCAGTGTTCGGTCCGATTTTAGGTGCGATTATTGTAGAATATGGTAATTGGCAATGGATTTTTTGGATAAACGTGCCAATTATGCTTATAGCTGCAGCATTAAATTTTTGGATAGTCCCCAGTATTCCTGCGACTGATAAAACTACAAAAATAGATTGGCTTGGCATTACTTTGTTAGGTTTCGGTTCTGCATCATTAATTTACGGTTTGTCGCGAGCTGGGAAACTAGCAACTTTTAACAATTCTGATACATGGTTATTTGCAAGCATCGGACTATTTGCGCTATTTATTTATGTTATTTGGGGTATTTATAAGAAAAAAACAGCAGTGTTACCGTTAGTTCTTTTCAAGGCACCTGTTTATGCTGCGTCTACCGTTAATTTATTTCTGGCTGGCATTATAACAACTGGTCCCATGCTTATTCTGCCATTGTATTTTCAACAAGGCCGTGGTTTAAGCATTTTACAAACAGGATTTTGGTTGCTCCCTCAAGGTATTGGTATGCTTTTAATTAGACCACTACTGTTAAAATTACTGGATCGCATTGGTGCTCGCTATGTTGTCTGGCTAAGTCTATCATTATCTATCTTGGGGACAATGCCATTTGGGTGGATTGATAGCAAGACAAATATTCTGGTTATCAGCGTCGTATTGTTTATTCGTGGATTGGGTATTGGTGGTGTTATTATGCCATTAATGACAACCATATTAATGGGAATGGATAAAAAGTTGGTGCCACAAGCTAATATTGGTGCAAGAATATTTCAAAATTTGGGTGGTGCTTTCGGTTCTGCCTTAGTAGCAACTATCATATCTTCATATCTCTCAACGCATCATACATCATTAGCAAATATAATTGCTTATCAACACGCATTCTGGTGGTCAGTTTTGTTAACTGGACTAATGATTATACCATCAATATTTTTACCAAAATACGTTGAAAAATAG
- a CDS encoding TetR/AcrR family transcriptional regulator has product MEKEIQTRKRGITLENTIYDVTLKLFDEEGVDEVTFYNIARLANTSRSVLYRRWTNPRSLLLAAVHHWAHKNSGYPEKIDLKNFPDMGSLRGDLIENARRNAILYDSFSKYLVKFSMYRMANGENISDDILIDAEEGAIALGKCFAQRAIKRGELETVPTKEVLMLLGNLRRYYTFVAPDSAPTIEELIDNIVLPAWLASKK; this is encoded by the coding sequence ATGGAAAAAGAAATTCAAACAAGAAAACGTGGCATCACGTTGGAAAATACAATCTATGATGTTACCTTAAAGTTATTTGATGAAGAGGGTGTTGATGAAGTAACTTTTTATAATATTGCTCGCTTAGCTAATACCTCACGTAGTGTTCTGTATAGACGTTGGACTAACCCTAGGAGTCTTCTATTGGCAGCCGTACATCACTGGGCCCATAAAAATTCTGGCTATCCTGAAAAGATTGATTTAAAAAACTTCCCTGATATGGGTAGCTTACGTGGTGATTTAATTGAAAATGCACGTCGTAATGCTATTTTGTATGATTCATTTAGTAAATATCTTGTCAAATTTTCCATGTACAGAATGGCTAATGGAGAAAATATAAGTGATGATATACTAATTGATGCTGAAGAGGGTGCCATTGCTTTAGGAAAATGTTTTGCTCAACGCGCAATTAAAAGAGGAGAATTAGAGACTGTTCCTACAAAAGAAGTTCTAATGTTACTCGGTAATTTACGCCGTTATTACACTTTTGTAGCACCCGATTCTGCTCCCACAATTGAAGAACTGATAGATAATATAGTCTTACCTGCTTGGCTAGCAAGCAAAAAATAA
- a CDS encoding Type 1 glutamine amidotransferase-like domain-containing protein produces the protein MKKLLLTAYGFSTPTIGAVALKMIHKNKVTKACIISTSWPKEKEKHPQMNQIKNDLIDMNVTKVDFLDVEFEDAKKLYDYDLIFLNGGYPFYLLHFLKKSGADRILKEKFRSGSLIFGLSAGSIVMGPSINLMQYLYPEDNQFNDVDLTGLNLTHLQIYPHFKEMLTRDATIKEKITEYENKTEIHITRLNNNQAVKIDNDTLTFLG, from the coding sequence ATGAAAAAATTACTACTCACTGCTTATGGGTTTTCAACACCTACAATTGGGGCCGTTGCTCTGAAAATGATTCATAAAAATAAAGTAACTAAAGCTTGCATTATTTCAACATCTTGGCCAAAAGAAAAAGAAAAACATCCTCAAATGAATCAAATAAAAAATGATCTGATCGACATGAATGTGACGAAAGTAGATTTCTTAGATGTTGAGTTTGAAGATGCAAAAAAGCTATATGACTACGATCTTATTTTTTTGAATGGTGGATACCCATTTTACCTATTACATTTTCTAAAAAAGAGCGGGGCAGATCGTATTTTGAAAGAAAAGTTCCGTAGTGGGAGCTTAATATTTGGTCTAAGTGCTGGCTCAATTGTAATGGGGCCATCTATAAACTTAATGCAGTATCTTTACCCGGAAGATAATCAGTTCAATGATGTGGATTTGACAGGTCTTAATTTAACTCATTTACAAATCTATCCACATTTTAAAGAAATGCTAACACGTGATGCAACGATCAAAGAAAAGATTACTGAATACGAAAATAAAACTGAAATTCATATAACAAGACTAAATAACAATCAAGCCGTGAAAATTGATAACGATACTTTAACATTTTTAGGTTAA
- a CDS encoding LssY C-terminal domain-containing protein has protein sequence MILIKIAHLLFRALKFVFIMTICYLVYIALLSDILTKGYHIIAYLTIWLLSSYVIAPKVNRFISNHYLPNYFIGRSVTSDGLLGDPVNIAINGSEETMKNIFLESGWHIADNLTFKSSVKIVIASLLKNSYPTAPVSTLYLFNDKQSFAFEKEINNNPRRRHHIRVWKTPSNWYLPGGYKTDWLCAATFDQKVGLSLYNGQITHKIIGNVDQERDFVLNTFKNSNISYQINVVENFTTGYHSKNGGGDRIYTDGALPFVDLNKDI, from the coding sequence ATGATTTTAATAAAAATTGCTCATTTGTTATTCAGAGCGCTAAAATTTGTATTTATTATGACTATTTGTTATTTGGTCTATATCGCTCTTTTATCTGACATACTGACAAAGGGATATCATATAATAGCATATCTAACCATCTGGTTATTGTCATCATACGTGATTGCACCAAAAGTCAACAGATTTATATCTAATCATTACTTACCAAATTACTTCATTGGTAGGTCTGTTACCAGTGATGGGTTGTTAGGCGATCCCGTAAACATAGCGATTAACGGCTCAGAAGAAACTATGAAAAACATATTTTTAGAATCAGGATGGCATATCGCAGATAATCTAACTTTTAAATCTTCTGTTAAAATTGTAATAGCCTCGTTATTAAAAAATTCTTATCCAACAGCACCTGTCAGCACTTTGTACCTTTTCAATGACAAACAAAGTTTTGCTTTTGAAAAAGAAATAAATAATAATCCGAGAAGGCGTCACCACATTAGAGTCTGGAAAACCCCCAGTAATTGGTACTTACCTGGAGGTTACAAAACTGATTGGTTATGTGCTGCAACATTTGATCAAAAGGTCGGTTTATCTTTGTACAATGGTCAAATCACTCACAAAATTATAGGTAATGTAGACCAAGAACGTGATTTTGTGTTAAATACATTCAAAAATTCAAATATTTCATATCAGATAAATGTTGTTGAAAATTTTACTACTGGTTATCATAGTAAAAATGGTGGCGGAGATAGAATATACACGGATGGTGCTTTACCTTTTGTTGATCTGAATAAAGACATTTAA
- a CDS encoding alcohol dehydrogenase catalytic domain-containing protein, translating to MISIKQVDYNGIDSLEYVIEPIPKVTTNGVLVKMSVLPVVPTDLKKENNPHATSEQFGKLPRTIGVSGVGTIVAVGSNRDQKLINKRVFLLNPAGAFSEYVLNENNNWLFVLPDCVSDNEAATLTATSLVLKKEIEKSTSSNIFITGANSVIGIYLLQQLNTVNKKIYPIVTPLSKTYLNDFLPDIQVYTVSDIKEKFDSAIVADIAGNTEILKVLSDKIVDLSIISIAIMTQNEFSNFKFVHESFDHSTYKHLIEALANHSLKAPIGEIFDDHDVKTAQHFLEDNHSRGRILVKF from the coding sequence ATGATTTCGATTAAGCAAGTAGATTATAATGGCATTGATAGTTTGGAATATGTAATTGAACCGATACCCAAAGTTACAACTAATGGTGTTTTGGTTAAAATGTCCGTGTTACCAGTCGTTCCTACAGATTTAAAAAAAGAGAACAATCCTCATGCAACATCAGAACAATTTGGAAAATTGCCAAGAACAATAGGTGTTTCTGGTGTTGGAACCATAGTAGCTGTAGGTAGTAATCGCGACCAAAAGTTAATTAATAAACGCGTTTTTTTACTGAACCCAGCAGGTGCTTTTAGCGAGTATGTGTTGAATGAAAACAATAATTGGTTGTTTGTGCTACCCGATTGCGTATCAGATAATGAAGCAGCAACATTAACCGCAACCTCATTAGTTTTGAAGAAAGAAATCGAAAAATCAACTTCCTCAAACATCTTTATAACTGGTGCAAATTCCGTAATAGGTATTTATTTATTGCAACAACTCAATACAGTTAATAAAAAAATATATCCAATAGTAACACCATTAAGTAAAACATATTTAAACGATTTTTTGCCGGATATTCAGGTTTATACTGTTTCAGATATTAAAGAAAAATTTGATTCTGCCATCGTTGCAGACATAGCTGGCAATACGGAAATCCTGAAAGTTTTATCCGATAAAATTGTTGATTTGTCTATTATTTCGATTGCAATTATGACACAAAATGAATTTTCTAATTTCAAATTCGTTCATGAATCATTCGATCACAGTACTTATAAACACTTGATAGAAGCGTTAGCGAATCATTCATTGAAAGCGCCAATCGGTGAAATTTTTGACGATCATGATGTAAAAACAGCTCAGCATTTCCTTGAGGATAATCATAGTCGTGGTAGAATTCTCGTCAAATTTTAA
- a CDS encoding SAP domain-containing protein: MVRPEFTKNMSIKEFQSYYWYKTELQQICKKHSLPTAGTKAELIAYIVKLLAGVPVSKIRVARKIRRKGMKADLITPSTRILMSGFSLNNEARAFFKAYYGLSQFRFKKSMAIKMREIEIAQDTLATVQDLMDAYEHPYEKLASNAEEQTYQWNNFIKSFMADDCTKLYHARMTVASILWTKVRDSNQPKLYRRELLKQYQLEIRQYLL; this comes from the coding sequence ATGGTACGACCTGAATTTACCAAAAATATGAGTATCAAAGAATTTCAGAGCTATTATTGGTACAAAACTGAATTGCAACAAATTTGCAAGAAGCACAGTTTACCAACAGCTGGGACAAAGGCTGAATTAATAGCTTATATTGTTAAACTGCTTGCTGGCGTACCAGTATCAAAAATTCGAGTAGCCAGAAAAATACGCCGAAAAGGTATGAAAGCCGATTTAATTACACCAAGTACACGCATATTAATGTCAGGTTTTAGTTTAAACAATGAAGCTAGAGCCTTTTTTAAAGCGTATTATGGATTAAGTCAATTTAGGTTTAAAAAATCCATGGCAATTAAGATGAGAGAAATTGAAATTGCACAAGATACTCTGGCCACAGTACAAGATTTAATGGATGCTTACGAGCATCCTTATGAGAAATTAGCATCTAACGCTGAGGAACAAACTTATCAATGGAATAACTTCATCAAATCATTTATGGCTGATGATTGTACCAAACTCTATCATGCGCGAATGACAGTTGCTTCCATTTTGTGGACAAAAGTTAGAGATTCTAATCAGCCTAAACTATACAGACGAGAATTATTGAAACAGTATCAATTAGAAATTCGTCAATACTTACTTTAA
- a CDS encoding nuclear transport factor 2 family protein, translating to MQVKISPQGAYRVFDEFDDKEITKNQDGSFTVTTSLPEAITTYFQASNSYDSNLLAKCFAEDAILYDDGQNYHGPSAIKAHIIVANNDLLVKTDITNAIEKNSEMVITATLSGNFDGSPVALDYYFTMKDQKIVMLKIILAGD from the coding sequence GTGCAAGTGAAAATTTCCCCTCAAGGTGCTTATCGAGTGTTTGATGAATTCGATGATAAAGAAATAACAAAAAATCAAGATGGCTCTTTTACGGTTACGACTTCTTTACCGGAAGCTATTACAACCTACTTTCAGGCATCAAACTCTTATGACAGCAACTTGCTTGCCAAGTGCTTTGCAGAGGATGCGATACTCTATGATGATGGACAGAATTATCATGGTCCTTCCGCTATAAAGGCACATATTATAGTGGCAAATAACGATTTGCTGGTTAAAACTGATATTACAAATGCCATAGAAAAAAACAGTGAAATGGTTATCACTGCTACTCTATCTGGAAATTTTGATGGAAGTCCTGTTGCGCTTGATTACTATTTCACCATGAAAGATCAAAAGATTGTCATGCTGAAAATTATTTTAGCAGGCGATTAA
- a CDS encoding acyl-CoA thioester hydrolase/BAAT C-terminal domain-containing protein — MFYLSFLFFKNIKHKLLEKSAFKARFFYPENESNLPAILVLSGSEGGIEKAQAIAQLIANHGFATLAIGYFGIENLTKDLSQIPLEIIENSISFFKSQKMINSKHIGIYGRSKGAEFALLAASYFNEIKCIVVNSPSNVVYEGISHKGFPTLTSSWSYRGKSINYFPFVFKKFLLSKITHKEFPIINENGSYEIPVEKISCNILCIASSKDEIWNALQASKRIQRRLAQNHFQHQFNSNYVENAGHMLTIPFQPNNRYKNTDKN, encoded by the coding sequence ATTTTTTACCTATCCTTTCTATTTTTTAAAAATATTAAACATAAACTATTAGAGAAAAGTGCATTTAAAGCAAGATTTTTCTACCCAGAAAATGAATCAAACCTACCTGCAATTCTAGTACTAAGCGGTAGTGAAGGTGGAATTGAAAAAGCGCAAGCGATAGCGCAATTGATAGCTAATCACGGATTTGCAACACTAGCGATCGGTTATTTTGGAATAGAAAATTTAACAAAAGATTTAAGTCAGATTCCATTAGAAATAATCGAAAATTCCATATCTTTTTTTAAATCCCAAAAAATGATTAATAGTAAACATATTGGTATTTACGGTCGATCAAAAGGCGCAGAATTCGCTCTACTTGCAGCAAGTTATTTCAACGAGATTAAATGTATTGTAGTTAATTCACCTTCAAATGTTGTTTACGAAGGAATTAGTCATAAAGGATTCCCCACACTAACATCATCGTGGTCTTATAGAGGTAAGAGTATCAACTATTTCCCTTTTGTATTTAAAAAGTTCCTTCTTTCCAAAATTACTCATAAAGAATTTCCAATAATTAATGAAAATGGTTCTTATGAAATTCCTGTTGAAAAAATTAGTTGTAATATTCTATGCATTGCATCATCAAAAGATGAAATTTGGAACGCATTACAAGCAAGCAAACGAATTCAAAGAAGATTAGCTCAAAATCATTTTCAACATCAATTTAATTCAAATTATGTTGAAAATGCTGGGCACATGTTGACTATTCCATTCCAACCTAATAATCGATACAAAAATACAGACAAAAATTAA
- a CDS encoding helix-turn-helix transcriptional regulator, whose translation MLNNLEKLRKEHKVSQQDFAQYLGVTRQTISSLENGRYNPSILLAMKIARYFGKSVENIFIYTEESDNHER comes from the coding sequence TTGTTAAATAATTTAGAAAAATTGCGCAAAGAACACAAAGTTAGCCAACAAGATTTTGCGCAGTATCTAGGTGTGACTAGACAAACAATTAGTTCACTAGAAAATGGTCGTTACAATCCTTCTATTTTATTAGCAATGAAGATTGCAAGATACTTTGGAAAGAGTGTTGAGAATATTTTTATTTATACAGAGGAAAGTGATAATCATGAAAGATAA
- a CDS encoding DUF2178 domain-containing protein yields the protein MKDKENTINYKEIGIFILVLLAIIFILLKVVPTNFRYGILIAVGISLIVMPMTKKKIIDHDERNYQIDLQAKTFAFNILEIVFGLLLLSFSIMHITFIALVLTLSAYLIIKMVNLLAFSYYHKNN from the coding sequence ATGAAAGATAAAGAAAATACAATCAATTATAAGGAAATTGGCATTTTTATTTTGGTATTGCTAGCTATTATATTCATACTGCTAAAAGTAGTCCCAACTAATTTTAGATATGGCATTTTGATAGCTGTTGGTATTTCGCTGATTGTTATGCCTATGACAAAGAAAAAAATTATTGACCACGATGAAAGAAATTATCAAATTGATCTTCAAGCTAAAACATTTGCATTTAATATACTTGAGATAGTGTTTGGTTTGCTTTTACTCAGTTTTAGTATCATGCATATCACATTCATTGCTTTAGTTTTAACTTTGAGTGCTTACTTAATTATAAAAATGGTTAATCTGTTGGCTTTCTCGTATTACCATAAAAATAATTAA